CTGCTTTCCGCCTGCTCGGCGGCGAAGACGAACGCAGGCAGGCCGGCCAGCGCCAGCAGGGCAAGTAGTTTCATCGCGGGACTCTCGGATAGATGAAGTTTGAAACTTCGACCCGCTCTCCACGAACGGGTCGAAGGTACAGCGCAACACCTTTCGGTGAAGTTTCACGGTAGGTGCCAACTTGTGGGAGGCGGGATGATTCTAGTGGCGCGGATAGTGGCGAAACAGCGCAGTTCCATCCAAAGACCCTTTACTGGGCGAACAACAATCCATTGAGCAGGCCGGAACTATCGGGGGCTTCGCCGCCCTCGCCGATCACCACGGTGCAGGTCATCCCCGCAGCCAGCAGTACGTCGTCGGGAATGTCATCCAGGTGGATGCGCACCGGCACCCGCTGGGCGAGCCGCACCCAGTTGAAGGTGGGGTTCACGTCGGCGATGAGTTCCCGGCTCTGTGGGTTGTCGCGGTCGTAGATGCCCCGGGCGATGCTGTCCACGCGGCCGGTGAGGCGCTGGCCGCCCATGAGTCGCAGTTCGGCCCGGTCACCCACCTGGATGCGCGGCAGCCGGGTTTCCTCGAAGTAGCCGTTGACGTAGAAGGACCCATCCGCCACCAGTGCCATGCTGGCCTCGCCGCGCTGGGCGAAATCACCCTTGTAGACATTCAGGTTGGTGACATGGCCCGCCATGGGCGCGCGCACCTCGGTACGCGCCAGGTCGAGCCGCGCCGCGTCCAGCGCCGCCACGGCCTGCCGATAGTCCGCTCGGGCGACGGCGGCCAGGCGGCTGGCATCCTCGCGGCTTTCCCGGGACACCACCAGGTCGTCCATGTCGGCGCGGCGGTCGGCG
This genomic window from Pseudomonas furukawaii contains:
- a CDS encoding efflux RND transporter periplasmic adaptor subunit — protein: MSLKRLISVGVTLSVLALAVLLVRTLWQHYMDAPWTRDGRVRADVVNIAPDVAGLVVEVVVRDNQRVAAGDLLMRIDPEHYAVRVKEAEALVDARKAALEMRKENADRRADMDDLVVSRESREDASRLAAVARADYRQAVAALDAARLDLARTEVRAPMAGHVTNLNVYKGDFAQRGEASMALVADGSFYVNGYFEETRLPRIQVGDRAELRLMGGQRLTGRVDSIARGIYDRDNPQSRELIADVNPTFNWVRLAQRVPVRIHLDDIPDDVLLAAGMTCTVVIGEGGEAPDSSGLLNGLLFAQ